From Deltaproteobacteria bacterium, the proteins below share one genomic window:
- a CDS encoding response regulator translates to MANIQLLLVDDEERFLETTQRLLKKRDITTYTATNGLDALKLLDDHRLDVAILDVKMPGLDGVEVLRRMKKKHALVEVIMLTGHASVESAVEGLKLGAFDYLVKPCDISALVEKVKEAYAKKQGMEEKIRKAKIDKIIKHPLSVFEKD, encoded by the coding sequence ATGGCGAACATACAGTTGTTGTTAGTTGACGATGAAGAAAGGTTTTTAGAAACTACCCAAAGACTCCTCAAAAAGAGAGATATCACTACCTATACCGCCACCAATGGCCTGGATGCCCTGAAACTCCTGGACGACCACCGGCTTGACGTGGCCATTCTCGATGTAAAAATGCCAGGGCTTGACGGCGTGGAGGTGCTGCGCCGGATGAAGAAAAAGCACGCCCTGGTGGAAGTCATCATGCTTACCGGCCACGCCTCGGTTGAATCAGCGGTGGAAGGGCTGAAGCTGGGGGCTTTCGATTATCTGGTGAAGCCGTGTGATATTTCAGCCCTGGTGGAAAAGGTGAAGGAAGCATATGCCAAAAAACAGGGCATGGAAGAAAAGATCCGTAAGGCGAAGATAGACAAAATTATCAAGCATCCCCTGTCAGTGTTTGAAAAAGATTAG
- a CDS encoding DASS family sodium-coupled anion symporter: MSGDTKKATGYDKYINWKTFIIPLTLLILMLIIPTPKSMLDVGVEYSMGTKYVQEFFSKELFNKPTHELSQWQIQMIRMMETSINKSSYSHGTFQARDKKWCEKNKIACTEEHLEQVREFAQKIPPDEFKTLMLKGQTLRLSELSYDQLTDQEKKKATRAGFHVKVAVGIVLFVVLCFLTEAMPLPMVAFCIGIIALMTGIVDRHNVAALYWSDATWFIMGSLMFATAFVKTGLDRRLAMMMFGRLKNPDIKRITLIIILIIAPLTMFMSDHALAAMFLPIGILLYSTSTAVSGREDPELSKMLMITIAMACNLGGSLAPSGAARNIIMMGYAEDMFGISIGFGQWMLYCVPYLLFTVPLTWFMINWRFKPHITNLGDSINIVKEEIVKDGGGWTRGQIVSLIIFFIMLFCWITEKNLILNLTGIRFGIGVFAVMGAIAYIFAGVVNWRDYQSRVDWGVVWLYAGAIIFGRILVMTGGAYWLARSILELTVPLGLGQGIGLLLSGNAITAFLTQLMADGPACAAVGPVTLAMAGIAHPGSAMIPFVAMSTAMASSLAYCLVIGTPPNAIVYASGYLEPKDFLRVGVILLVTNLGVMMLLASTYWRWLGWSNLASF; encoded by the coding sequence ATGAGCGGTGATACCAAGAAAGCGACCGGATACGATAAGTACATCAACTGGAAGACTTTCATTATTCCTTTAACGCTCCTGATCCTCATGCTGATCATTCCAACACCAAAAAGCATGCTTGATGTTGGCGTGGAATACTCGATGGGAACCAAATACGTTCAAGAATTCTTTTCCAAAGAGCTCTTTAACAAGCCCACTCATGAGTTGTCCCAGTGGCAGATACAGATGATCCGAATGATGGAAACCAGCATCAATAAATCATCATATAGTCACGGAACCTTTCAGGCCCGGGATAAAAAGTGGTGCGAGAAAAATAAGATTGCCTGTACAGAGGAGCATCTGGAGCAGGTCAGGGAGTTTGCGCAAAAGATTCCCCCTGATGAGTTTAAAACGCTAATGCTAAAAGGACAAACGCTCCGGTTAAGTGAGCTGAGTTACGATCAGCTGACGGATCAGGAAAAAAAGAAGGCTACCCGAGCTGGATTTCATGTCAAAGTGGCTGTGGGAATCGTGTTGTTTGTCGTACTCTGCTTCCTGACCGAAGCCATGCCGCTTCCCATGGTTGCTTTTTGTATCGGTATTATTGCCTTGATGACCGGAATCGTAGACAGGCATAACGTGGCCGCACTCTACTGGTCTGACGCCACCTGGTTCATCATGGGCAGCCTCATGTTTGCGACGGCCTTTGTCAAGACGGGGCTGGACAGGCGCCTGGCCATGATGATGTTTGGCAGGTTAAAAAACCCAGACATCAAACGGATCACCCTTATCATCATCCTGATTATTGCCCCGCTGACTATGTTCATGTCCGACCACGCCCTGGCGGCTATGTTCCTGCCAATCGGCATTTTACTGTATTCGACTTCTACCGCCGTCTCAGGCCGGGAAGACCCGGAACTGAGCAAGATGCTCATGATTACGATCGCCATGGCCTGCAATCTCGGCGGCTCCCTGGCCCCTTCGGGTGCGGCTCGAAACATCATCATGATGGGTTATGCAGAGGATATGTTCGGTATCTCCATCGGCTTCGGGCAATGGATGCTTTATTGCGTCCCATACCTCCTCTTTACCGTGCCGCTGACCTGGTTTATGATCAACTGGCGTTTCAAACCGCACATAACGAACCTGGGCGACTCGATTAATATCGTCAAGGAAGAGATAGTCAAGGACGGCGGCGGATGGACCCGGGGACAGATTGTTTCCCTGATCATTTTTTTCATTATGCTCTTTTGCTGGATTACGGAAAAGAACCTCATCCTGAATCTGACCGGCATACGCTTTGGAATTGGCGTTTTTGCCGTTATGGGGGCCATCGCCTATATCTTTGCTGGTGTTGTAAACTGGCGTGATTACCAGTCTCGCGTGGATTGGGGCGTGGTTTGGCTTTACGCCGGCGCTATCATCTTTGGTCGTATTCTGGTTATGACAGGCGGGGCTTACTGGCTCGCCCGTTCCATCCTCGAGCTTACGGTTCCCCTGGGGCTCGGTCAAGGCATCGGCCTCCTCCTGAGCGGAAATGCCATCACGGCCTTTCTGACACAGCTAATGGCTGATGGTCCGGCCTGTGCGGCCGTGGGGCCTGTGACTCTGGCCATGGCAGGTATCGCCCACCCCGGTTCTGCCATGATTCCATTTGTGGCCATGAGCACAGCCATGGCTTCGTCCCTGGCTTACTGCCTGGTCATTGGCACTCCGCCAAACGCCATTGTTTACGCCAGTGGCTATTTAGAGCCAAAGGATTTCCTAAGGGTCGGCGTTATTCTCCTGGTTACCAACTTAGGTGTGATGATGCTGCTGGCCTCGACATACTGGAGGTGGCTGGGCTGGTCCAACCTGGCGTCTTTCTAA
- a CDS encoding response regulator, translating into MDKKIKVLMVDDEEQFRVTTKKILERRGFETILAGSGEEAIEKIKEGPDVIILDIKMPGMDGLEALQKISALEEAIPVIMLTGHGSEPSAKQALQEGAFDYLAKPCDINLLASKIVDAFQHRKEEIPAEEKLVRDVMIPTEEYTTLTMQNTVQDAIESLKESFTAKISTSRIMETGHRSVLVIDQKGNMQGILTIVDLLQGIMPPYLFAPKPSMADTIQYSPMFWKGMFTGNIQDLSKRSLQEIMSPAPPTIADDKNLMEAAYTLVKNQARRLAVMREGKLVGVVREQDLFFEMERILGKTIK; encoded by the coding sequence ATGGATAAAAAAATAAAAGTGCTGATGGTAGATGACGAAGAGCAGTTTCGTGTCACAACTAAAAAGATCCTCGAAAGAAGGGGATTTGAGACGATCCTGGCAGGAAGCGGTGAAGAAGCCATCGAAAAAATCAAAGAGGGCCCCGACGTGATTATTTTGGATATCAAAATGCCGGGTATGGACGGCCTGGAGGCATTACAGAAAATTAGCGCTCTCGAAGAGGCCATCCCCGTTATCATGCTCACTGGACATGGTTCTGAGCCATCTGCCAAGCAGGCCTTGCAAGAAGGCGCCTTTGATTATCTGGCCAAGCCTTGTGATATAAATCTTCTTGCTTCCAAAATCGTGGACGCCTTTCAGCACAGGAAGGAGGAAATCCCGGCTGAAGAAAAACTGGTAAGAGATGTTATGATTCCCACAGAGGAGTATACCACTCTGACCATGCAAAACACTGTTCAAGATGCCATTGAGAGTTTGAAAGAGTCATTTACAGCCAAAATATCAACCAGTCGCATCATGGAAACCGGTCACCGTTCGGTCTTGGTGATTGACCAAAAAGGGAATATGCAGGGCATCCTGACTATTGTGGACCTTTTGCAAGGGATAATGCCTCCTTACCTTTTCGCTCCCAAGCCTTCCATGGCTGACACCATTCAGTATTCTCCGATGTTTTGGAAGGGCATGTTTACTGGGAATATTCAGGATCTGAGCAAGAGAAGCCTGCAAGAAATCATGTCACCGGCGCCCCCTACCATTGCCGACGATAAAAACCTCATGGAAGCTGCCTACACTCTGGTGAAAAATCAAGCCCGAAGATTGGCCGTCATGCGCGAAGGTAAATTGGTGGGAGTGGTTCGAGAGCAGGATTTATTTTTTGAAATGGAGAGGATTTTAGGGAAAACGATTAAATAA
- a CDS encoding hydrogenase iron-sulfur subunit, whose amino-acid sequence MLSKEANDEIRIGVYVCHCGLNIAGVVDCEAVAEYAEGLPDVVISRHDAYLCSEPGQNQIKADIKEHGINRVVAASCSPRLHEPTFRQCIQEAGLNPYLLEMANLREQCSWVHTNDPAGATLKAKDLVRSAIARARHLSLRVEIEVPIEQTTLIIGGGVAGIQAALDLADSGFKVIMVEKEPSVGGIMARLDKTFPTMDCSIUILGPKMTDVGRHPNITLLSLSEVKSATGYVGNFEVHILKKARYVVEDECTACSDCVDVCPVIVPDEFNMGLSSRRAIYQPFPQAVPSSYVVDIDSCLGHNPIICGKCIEKCEKNCIDFNMNDEELTFKIGTIIVATGMDLYDPTVLDEYGYTRYENVLTSMELERLINAGGPTQGEVIRLTDRKRPESVAFIQCVGSRSQRRGNPYCSNICCMNTVKSTLMLKEHYPDIDIKVFYIDIRAVGKGFEDLFRRSRGVGVRYIRGLPGSIKEELKTKNLILTVENTSTNELETHRADMVILAVGVNPPEDMKVIQGMLALQKSSDGFYLEAHPKLQPMDSATRGIFFAGCAEGPKDIRESVTQASAAASRAMRLMTPGKLKVEAMTAEVDPQLCTSCGICAKVCPFNAISVDTRSKTPALVTTAACAGCGACAAECPAGAIEMHHFTDAQIEAQIDALLEEESMDRILTFACNWCSYAGADFAGVSRLQYPSNARLIRTMCSGRVTDKFIWRAFEKGAPVVLVSGCHIGDCHYIDANHWTERRVKRMWKKMGRLGIRSERLQLEWISAAEGVRFKEVMEKMEQLRRSVTEEEVAETKRILLEQKSKSKGKKAKDAEKEAV is encoded by the coding sequence ATGCTATCAAAAGAAGCCAATGATGAAATTCGGATCGGCGTGTACGTTTGCCACTGCGGTTTGAATATAGCCGGGGTGGTGGACTGCGAAGCGGTGGCCGAGTATGCGGAGGGTCTGCCCGATGTGGTGATCTCCCGTCATGACGCCTACCTCTGCTCAGAGCCGGGCCAGAACCAGATCAAGGCTGATATCAAGGAGCACGGCATCAATCGCGTGGTTGCTGCTTCCTGCTCGCCACGACTTCATGAACCGACTTTCAGGCAATGTATCCAGGAAGCCGGGCTGAATCCTTATCTCCTGGAAATGGCCAATCTTCGCGAGCAATGCTCCTGGGTTCACACCAATGACCCGGCAGGGGCCACGCTCAAGGCCAAGGACCTGGTGCGTTCGGCCATCGCCCGCGCCCGACATCTCAGTCTCAGGGTTGAAATTGAGGTGCCGATCGAACAAACCACCTTGATCATTGGCGGCGGGGTGGCGGGAATCCAGGCGGCTCTTGACCTTGCCGACTCCGGTTTCAAAGTAATCATGGTCGAAAAAGAACCCAGTGTCGGCGGGATTATGGCCAGGCTGGACAAAACGTTTCCAACCATGGACTGCTCCATCTGAATACTGGGTCCGAAGATGACGGATGTCGGGCGACATCCAAACATAACCTTACTATCACTGAGTGAAGTTAAATCAGCCACGGGGTACGTCGGCAACTTCGAGGTACACATCCTTAAGAAGGCCAGGTATGTTGTGGAGGATGAGTGCACCGCCTGCAGCGACTGCGTTGACGTCTGCCCGGTTATCGTACCGGATGAATTCAACATGGGACTCAGCTCCAGGCGGGCTATTTATCAGCCTTTCCCCCAGGCGGTTCCTTCATCCTATGTGGTTGATATTGACAGCTGCCTCGGACATAATCCTATCATCTGCGGAAAGTGCATCGAAAAATGCGAAAAAAACTGTATTGACTTCAATATGAACGACGAGGAACTGACTTTCAAAATCGGGACCATCATCGTGGCTACGGGCATGGACCTTTATGATCCGACCGTGCTCGATGAATACGGCTACACCCGCTACGAGAATGTGCTGACCTCAATGGAACTGGAGCGGTTAATCAACGCTGGCGGACCCACCCAGGGCGAGGTTATCAGGCTTACAGACAGGAAGCGGCCAGAATCTGTGGCGTTTATCCAGTGCGTCGGTTCTCGTTCGCAGCGGAGGGGTAACCCTTACTGTTCCAACATTTGCTGTATGAACACGGTTAAAAGCACGCTCATGCTCAAGGAGCATTATCCTGATATTGACATCAAGGTCTTTTATATAGATATCCGGGCTGTTGGTAAGGGTTTTGAGGACCTGTTCCGGCGCAGCAGAGGCGTGGGGGTACGCTATATCCGGGGCTTGCCCGGCTCGATCAAGGAAGAGCTCAAGACCAAAAATCTTATCCTGACGGTAGAGAACACTTCAACTAATGAGCTCGAAACTCACCGCGCTGACATGGTGATCCTGGCCGTTGGTGTGAATCCGCCCGAGGATATGAAGGTAATTCAGGGAATGCTGGCCTTGCAAAAAAGCTCAGACGGCTTCTATCTTGAAGCCCATCCCAAGCTGCAGCCGATGGATTCCGCCACCCGTGGTATCTTCTTCGCCGGCTGCGCTGAAGGGCCCAAGGATATCAGGGAATCGGTCACACAAGCCTCAGCCGCGGCTTCGCGGGCCATGCGGCTCATGACGCCTGGCAAGCTCAAGGTGGAAGCCATGACCGCTGAGGTGGACCCGCAGTTATGCACATCCTGCGGTATCTGCGCCAAGGTCTGCCCTTTTAACGCCATCAGCGTGGATACCCGATCCAAAACTCCGGCGCTTGTCACTACCGCAGCATGCGCCGGGTGCGGCGCCTGTGCGGCAGAGTGCCCCGCCGGCGCCATCGAGATGCATCATTTCACCGATGCGCAAATCGAGGCGCAGATTGACGCCCTCCTCGAAGAGGAGTCCATGGATCGCATCCTGACCTTTGCCTGCAATTGGTGTTCATACGCTGGCGCGGATTTCGCGGGTGTGTCCCGGCTTCAATATCCATCAAATGCTCGGCTGATCCGAACCATGTGCTCAGGCCGGGTGACCGATAAGTTCATATGGCGTGCTTTTGAGAAGGGAGCGCCCGTGGTGCTGGTTTCAGGCTGCCATATCGGAGACTGCCACTACATTGACGCCAATCACTGGACAGAGCGGCGCGTCAAAAGGATGTGGAAAAAAATGGGACGTTTAGGCATCCGTTCGGAGAGGCTTCAGCTGGAATGGATCAGTGCTGCTGAAGGCGTTCGCTTCAAAGAGGTCATGGAGAAAATGGAACAATTGAGGCGAAGCGTGACCGAGGAAGAGGTAGCCGAGACCAAACGTATACTGCTGGAACAGAAAAGCAAGTCCAAAGGCAAAAAGGCAAAGGACGCTGAAAAAGAGGCTGTCTAG
- a CDS encoding (Fe-S)-binding protein, giving the protein MKLDHPKIKEIIRDRSLYMCLECGKCSASCPRMLTGKEYSPRLLAQKLIVEPEDEAFIENSVWECLTCGLCEERCPSGIEFSRFILEMRTILAKAKGLKGYRAHDGALHSWMRMMTSPDLEQNRMDWLVPDLKVAESGPIAFFTGCTPYFDVFFAGIEVDTLSITRDSIRLLNFLDIEPVILSEERCCGHDLLWTGDRENFETLCWLNYEEFKAAGVEEVVVSCPECYQVLSCFMPEVIPEFDLKVTLLIDLLEREIRKGGVSFKPFKRKATYQDPCRLGRTLGRYEEPRALLNMIPDLALKEMENSRHSAICCGNNSFINCDAYSKQIQIERLKEAKATRADLLVTACPKCMIHLTCAMRDPVQRGSLSMEIRDLANVLADRIEWSEGEKAIGSEKR; this is encoded by the coding sequence ATGAAGCTGGACCATCCCAAGATCAAAGAGATCATCAGGGACAGGTCCCTCTACATGTGTCTGGAGTGCGGCAAATGCTCCGCGTCCTGCCCCAGGATGCTTACTGGTAAGGAGTACTCACCCAGACTTCTGGCTCAGAAGCTTATCGTCGAACCGGAAGACGAGGCCTTTATCGAGAACTCGGTCTGGGAGTGCTTGACCTGCGGGCTTTGCGAGGAACGCTGTCCTTCTGGCATTGAGTTCAGCCGATTCATTTTAGAAATGCGAACCATTCTCGCCAAGGCCAAGGGCCTCAAGGGCTACCGGGCTCACGATGGGGCCTTGCATTCCTGGATGAGGATGATGACGTCTCCCGATCTCGAACAGAATCGGATGGACTGGCTCGTTCCAGACCTCAAGGTCGCAGAGTCTGGCCCCATAGCCTTCTTCACCGGATGCACGCCGTATTTCGATGTCTTCTTTGCCGGGATTGAAGTGGATACCCTTTCCATCACCCGAGACAGCATCCGACTATTGAATTTCCTGGATATCGAGCCGGTAATCCTGTCTGAAGAGCGCTGCTGCGGACACGATCTTCTCTGGACCGGAGACAGGGAGAACTTCGAGACTCTCTGCTGGCTGAACTATGAGGAGTTCAAGGCCGCCGGGGTCGAGGAGGTCGTGGTGTCCTGTCCGGAATGCTACCAGGTTTTAAGTTGCTTCATGCCTGAAGTAATCCCGGAATTTGACCTCAAGGTAACCCTGCTCATTGATCTCTTGGAGCGGGAGATCCGTAAAGGAGGCGTGTCATTTAAGCCTTTTAAACGAAAGGCAACTTACCAGGATCCATGCCGATTGGGCCGAACGTTAGGTCGGTACGAGGAGCCGCGTGCCTTGCTCAACATGATTCCCGATCTGGCGCTAAAGGAAATGGAAAATTCGAGGCACAGCGCCATCTGCTGCGGGAACAATAGTTTTATCAATTGTGACGCTTACTCCAAGCAAATTCAGATCGAGCGACTCAAAGAAGCCAAAGCGACCAGAGCGGACCTTTTGGTCACCGCCTGTCCCAAGTGCATGATCCACCTGACCTGCGCCATGCGGGACCCAGTCCAGCGCGGTTCTCTTTCCATGGAAATCCGCGACCTGGCGAACGTGCTGGCTGATCGAATCGAGTGGTCGGAAGGAGAGAAGGCAATTGGATCGGAGAAGAGATGA